A stretch of Mus musculus strain C57BL/6J chromosome 19, GRCm38.p6 C57BL/6J DNA encodes these proteins:
- the Tctn3 gene encoding tectonic-3 isoform X1, with protein MKFQVPVTLASQASPPLLAGNTCQNIVSQVVYEIETNGTFGIQKVSVSFRQTNLTVKPGVSLQQDFIVHFRAFQQRKAAAPAAPRSGNPGYLTGKPLLVLTGDTSHSMTLLQSEGNGLCSAKRHAVQFGVNAVSGCQLRPREVNCSHLQEEVYQTLHGRPRPEHVAVFGNADPAQRGGWTRILSRDCSVSAVNCTSCCLIPVSLEIQVLWAHLGLQSNPQAHVAGARFLYQCKSVQEHQRGIEVSLTTLVNFVDITQKPEPPRDQPRIDWKLPFDFFFPFKAALSRGASVQKDSLVLILCVLLLGLLNSQTK; from the exons ATGAAG TTCCAGGTTCCTGTGACGCTTGCCTCACAAGCCAGCCCTCCTCTGTTGGCTGGAAACACATGTCAGAATATCGTTTCCCAG GTCGTCTACGAGATAGAGACCAATGGGACCTTTGGGATCCAGAAAGTCTCTGTCAGCTTCCGACAGACCAACCTGACTGTCAAGCCAGGGGTCTCCTTACAGCAAGACTTCATCGTTCACTTCAGG GCATTTCAACAGAGAAAGGccgctgctcctgctgctccgaGAAGTGGGAATCCTGGCTACCTCACTGGGAAGCCACTCTTAGTGCTAACTGGTGACACAAGTCACTCG ATGACCCTGTTGCAGAGCGAGGGTAATGGGCTTTGCTCTGCTAAGAGACACGCAGTACAGTTTGGAGTGAACGCAGTATCTGGGTGCCAGTTAAG ACCCAGAGAGGTGAACTGCAGCCACTTGCAGGAGgaggtttatcagactctgcacgGAAGGCCCAGACCGGAGCACGTTGCCGTCTTTGGCAACGCTGACCCAGCCCAGAgaggagggtggaccaggatcCTCAGCAGAGACTGCAGCGTTTCA GCAGTTAACTGCACTTCCTGCTGTCTGATACCAGTGTCCCTGGAGATCCAGGTGTTGTGGGCACATCTAGGACTTCAGTCCAACCCACAAGCTCATGTGGCCGGAGCCAGATTCCTGTACCAATGCAAGTCTGTACAG GAGCACCAGAGAGGAATAGAAGTATCTTTGACGACTCTTGTGAACTTTGTGGACATTACCCAGAAGCCAGAGCCTCCTAGGGATCAACCCAGAATAGACTGGAAGCTGCCATTcgatttcttctttcccttcaaaGCGGCGTTGAGCAGAGGGGCCAGTGTGCAGAAAGACTCTCTCGTTCTCATCCTGTGTGTCTTACTACTTGGACTTCTCAACTCACAGACcaagtga